From Dermacentor albipictus isolate Rhodes 1998 colony chromosome 8, USDA_Dalb.pri_finalv2, whole genome shotgun sequence:
ggcttttctgcgacacgagctccttaacgctatcgcgttaaaacgaacgcccggcggaagtgcgcagcgcggtgggcggagcaacccgagaaaaacgaagacgctctggctggctctggcagcccgcgggtagccagaagtggaaaatcgaagaagcccaatgATTCTGTTCGCTCGGGGAGAACGCGTAATGGGTCTAAACACGTCTACGCACATTTGCGACGTAGAAGACagaaagcagaaaagtggcaACTTAAGTTTTGTCGGTGTCATATGTTTTTAATAGCACTGGCAATTTCTGTCGCTGCCATTATTGGAATGTAAATGCCGTTACTTGTTTGTTTTAGTGCCCCCAATTAAATGAAGTGAACCTCCACTGCAGCGAAGTAAACATGCAGCAGAAGCAAGTGAATACAATGGCCAGAGCAGGACGGAACATATGCGCGCATACCTTGCCGATTCGTTTCCAGCTTGGCATCCCTGCAGTGTCAGTCGGGGAGTAGACGCCTGCACGCTTGAATCCCTTCTGCGCCGCCGATCGGATGTAGTTCACTTCCGATGGGGAGAGGAAGTCGCCGATGAGCACTACTCGTGGCTTCAGCGACAGCACCTCTAACTTGAGCGGCTGAAGAATCAAGCGCGGATCTCCGAAGTTCGTAGACATCTTGCAAACAAGTCTGCTGCCAGATGATCTCACGGCGCCCTGTCGAACGCAGACAGACTTGTACTGGCTGACATCTGACTCCGGCGAGGAAGGGTAGTGGTTTAGCGACATATATTTCGCTCGCTGTCCCAACTGCCGCCTGACCTCGTCGTTTGTCCGCAGTATTTTGAGGCCAAGCTCAAGCCTCTTGAATGCGCCGCCAGTGAAGGGCGACGTCATTGCAAGCGCTGCTTGGCTCCAGGCGGAAGTGTTCCCAAACTCTCCATCCGTAAAGCAACCCCTGGCAACGTGTGCCAAgtcttcgggcgaaactgctggCAGTAGGCGAGAATGCATGGATGCTATCGTATCCACCGGAATGTCGTAGGCTTGCTGCAACTTGCAGATTCCAGCAGCGGCGCCACTGAGATCGCCGACCGTGGGCCACCAACGTCGGGAATAAGACGGCAGGAAAGCCGAAGGAAGGCTAAATAGGCTGGGACAAGGAGCGCTGAATTTGGGGTATGAGTTGGCGAGACGGCTGATGAAGAGGAATGTTCCCAAtgtattgaggccatctcgcagtGACTTCGCAGTCCGGAGTGCTCTATAGTGTTCTATGGCTTTCTCCAGCCGCCGCTGTTCCAGCATCAGGTACAAGTAGCCGTCTTCAAGAGCTGTGTTTTCTGTTCCAATCGACTCCTGCATGTCTTGCGTTGCAGTGAACAGGTCCGAGGTGCCTGAGGCAACGTTGAACGCAAACGTGATAGAAAGAACACTTCGCAAAGTGGACCACATTATTGTTGTTGACCACCCcagctggtgatgatgatgaatcgcGAAATGGCATGCACCCACTATGGGGATgggtaaaaaagaaataaaatcgGGTCGTAGAGGGACAGCGATACAATAAATGCATATAAAAGATGTGTCTTACGAAAAGGAATGATTTAGGCAAGCAATCTGCTATAAGAGAGCAGAAAATTTGTTTAAAATAAACGAATTGGCACGATTGCTCCGGCTTTGAACTCCTTAAGGCAGCTGGTTGTAACAGCGCATGTCGGTCATCATCATAATGGCTGCTTGGTTCTTTATGAAATGGAATAACGCACTACAGGGGTTAGGCATCTTTCTGGCAGTAATAACTGAGATTTCGGACCATTACTGCCCATGGCGGAGTAAGCACACTTATTTGGTCTCGGCTTCACGTAGCCCCGGATTGACACTCCTGGGTAAATCGGTAGCCACTTTTTCTTATCGAACTCTTCACACTTCCACTTTCGTATTTCCTTTACAACCTGTCCTCTTCCTTTTTATTTCTCTTAATTGCCGAATCTCATGGTGGTTAGGGTTAACCTTGCCTGGGTTACCAGCCTTGGTcgaccatatttggttatagcatcAGCGTTCTGCTGGCGCTGACAGCGCTTGCCTATGCACATTTCCTGATGCGTCACCTTGTGTAGTGACTGACGCTGCTGCTGAAAAACGATGCATATGTTATGCTGCAGGCATTCTTCTTAACACCTGATAGTAATCTGAAAACGCTGCAGACCGATGGGGTACTTAAATTCGTCTCAAAGATGCACGAGCATTTCCCTGAATTTCATGTCACTAACAGTGAAGATGGAGAGGAAAAATCTAGAACGACCTCACAGTTTTAATGCAATTAgaattctttgcctacttcatgcattttgagtccgtccgtccgtccgtccgtctgtctgtctgtctgtctgtctgtctgtctgtctgtctgtctgtctgtctgtctgtctgtctgtctgtctgtctgtctgtctgtctgtctgtccgtctgtccgtctgtccgtccgtccgtccgtccgtccgtccgtccgtccgtccgtccgtccgtccgtccgtccgtccgtctgtctgtctgtctgtctgtctgtctgtctgtctgtctgtctgtctgtctgtctgtctgtctgtctgtctgtctgtctgtctgtctgtctgtccgtccgtccgtccgtccgtccgtccgtccgtccgtccgtccgtccgtccgtccgtccgtctgtctgtctgtctgtctgtctgtctgtctgtctgtctgtctgtctgtctgtctgtctgtctgtccgtccgtccgtccgtccgtccgtccgtccgtctgtccgtctgtccgtctgtctgtctgtctgtctgtctgtctgtctgtctgtctgtctgtctggaaGGGAAACAGAGGGGGCTTGGTGTTCTCTAATAACGACCATATAAAGCAAGCAGGTAGTTCAGCTAACGAAAGGATATAGGGGTAATTAGCGCTGGTTGAATTTGAAGCGTAGAAAAATAATGGATAAAATGGGAAAAGAAATTGGACTCGGATAACTTGTCACCGGTGGGGAGCGAAACCACAACATTCGCACTACACGTGCTATGCACTGCCAGTTGTGCTACAGCGACGGCCATCAATCCGTCGCTATTCTTCGGTATTTGTGTGTGCTACATCTAGCCCCAGGAGCGTTAGCCAACGACACTCAAAGCCATGGCGGGCCTATGTGGAACACCCTTTTTTGCCCGACAGCGTCACGTAACACGCGAACTTAGGAAAGCAGGCACGTGGCTAAGAAACCCTCGTATGATATCTAAGTTCATCAAGGCTACCATGTTATAGACCTTCGCTATGAATGAACGTATCGATTCATTGAGATAGAAGACGCTAGCTGTGAATAAACGCATGATTCATTCATAGCGAGCGTCTCGAACCTGGCAGCCTCGATGCCATTAAGGTAGTATAAGAAGGTTTATTATTCACGCGTCTGCTCTTCTAAGTCCGAAGTCCCAAGGCTAGATGCTCTTGTATAAATACCTAAGTTAGTGGACGGATTTATTGCCACCGCTAGTAGCACCATTCTCTGTGCAGCGCGCGGTTAATGCAAAGGTTGTCGGTTCGTTGCCCACCGGCGACAGGTTATTTTTTCCTCCATTTCCATTTTCTTCgttatttgtttgaattttttAAAACTTCACTTTAAATTTCAACTGCAGCTAATTAATCCTACGCTTTTCTTCGCATCAATACCTTCTGGCTTTTATAGTTGTATTtatctatctagcctcttacGCTGACACAGTGGCGCAAGTTGTCTAGCTTGGGCCGATAGGCTTGCGTTCGTGGTAGCGATACCGTCGTAGTCATTCAACCGTCGTCATTTCAGATTCGTTGTCTGAATGTCGTCATGACATCGTCTACGCGCCTTTTACGCCGACCAGGTTGGACAAATTGTATAAGAGCCTGGGCCACTAGATATGTGCTCGTGGTTTTGATGCCGTCGTAGACGTTGCATCATgctcattccagctttgtcattcgACTCTCGTCACGCCATCTCGTTCTCGTACCTTCGTCATCATCCCATTGTCTCCATActgttgtcatgtcatcgtcggcATACAGTCATCATAGTTTCGTTGCCATACTGCCGTCGGAATGCCATCGTGGTCCTTCCATTGTCGTCACTCCACTTTTCTAGTATCCTGGACAGCCACAAATTTCGTTCGGGGTGGTAGGGGGGGAAACCACTTTgtagctcggcctcctcctcataGAAATTGTCGAGGAATCAAATACATTAAACTTTAATAATAACTGCGTTGCTGTTGGTAaacatgctgcaaacgaattttgaacgctacgcactgccaagacaagtaaaatatgtactttttcataaaagaatacactcgtatgtctcaaaaattctgcccgaaataactgatatcaatgcttccatgttttctccATATTTAGTAAGTAAAGCAAGTATCACACCAACTTTAGAACTAGATCAGTTTCAAACCAGCAAAGCAGGGCATGTCGCTGatgtgaaaaatgtaaaggccatgaaatgaacaagttcagGACAAATATGGGAATAAAACTTTGTtagcctccctgcttttctctcatttgcttgcatatattttatttgaacatactgctagcctcacaTATGAGGCTGTTGCATGAAAGGGGTAAGATACATCTTCAagagaacacagttcaagtatagGCGCAGACATAGATAAGTTTGGGTGTACAAGGCAGTACATATGCACTCTATAATTATTACACAATTTTTATAACAGGAGCGGGGAAAAATGGTAGTTAACGCCATGATGGAAGGTTTCGCACACAgaagaacaaggaaagaaaataattttttttttatgtgcaatgCGCAAAAGACAAGATTCAGCAGGTGTTTATGTCCCGGCAGAATACAAGACACCGCTAAGTGAATTAGAATGCCATTGTACGACGCAGCGCACCTGTGTGCAGGTCGTAGCTACAGAACATAGTTTGATAACTTGGCGATAAAAGTTTCGAGTGATGTACAGGTGACAACGTCATCGGGCAACATGTTCCATTCACGGATTGCATGTGGAAAAAATGAGTacctaaatatgtcattgtaaaaTCTGTATTCGGTTAAGTGCTTGGTGTGTTTTGTTCGAGAACTACGTGTACTGTCTGTacacgtctgtctgtctgtttcgtgttccccactacgatcactatccacttacttgcatcagatcatatcaccactcaccggaaagacagcatcgcacgtgcgcgactccgagaatttcatcaaactcacatcaaaagtccgtatcgaagatgatgaatgtctggtctcttttgatgtaatctctctgttcacaagagtacccattaagttggctgtttccgcaactagagatgcactggaacgtgacgatatgctcagtgagagaacccctttgagtgtaggcgagatctgccgccttctcgaactgtgcctgtccaatacctatttcaccttccgaggcagctactacaaacaggttaaaggaactcttatgggggcctcaatttccgttgccatggctaacttgactatggagagcatcgaggagagagctttaaatactttttccccgaaaccaaaagtcttcctcaggtacgtggatgattgtttttgcatcgtgaagacgagccaagtcgaaaacttgcagaaacacttaaactccatagacccggatatacagttcacatatgagcgcgaacagaacggatcactcccattcttagatgtacaagttacacgaaaagacggcattttaaaattttcagtctaccgaaaaccaacccacacaggccgctatcttcatttccaatccgaccatcc
This genomic window contains:
- the LOC135911559 gene encoding prolyl 4-hydroxylase subunit alpha-1-like; protein product: MWSTLRSVLSITFAFNVASGTSDLFTATQDMQESIGTENTALEDGYLYLMLEQRRLEKAIEHYRALRTAKSLRDGLNTLGTFLFISRLANSYPKFSAPCPSLFSLPSAFLPSYSRRWWPTVGDLSGAAAGICKLQQAYDIPVDTIASMHSRLLPAVSPEDLAHVARGCFTDGEFGNTSAWSQAALAMTSPFTGGAFKRLELGLKILRTNDEVRRQLGQRAKYMSLNHYPSSPESDVSQYKSVCVRQGAVRSSGSRLVCKMSTNFGDPRLILQPLKLEVLSLKPRVVLIGDFLSPSEVNYIRSAAQKGFKRAGVYSPTDTAGMPSWKRIGKVSWLWDHEHGPLQHLTRRIGAATGLSVETAEAYQVANYGLGGHYTPHLDAHGFGEVAHSVDTEDGNRLATTLMYLTDVAAGGATAFVKLGIAVKPRVGDALFWYDLEPYAGDDAPQHFSFWHQKRRADDLSLHVGCPVLWGSKWIVTKWIRERTNAVVHYDTPG